One Solanum pennellii chromosome 10, SPENNV200 genomic region harbors:
- the LOC107002396 gene encoding uncharacterized protein LOC107002396 isoform X1, which translates to MDAIALVQRFGKPDIFLTITCNPSWPEIAEKLISTDEVQNRPDLVSRVFRAKIEELKNDIIKRHIFGKIAAFMYTIEFQKRGLPHAHFLIILNENYKLLTPEAYDRFVCAEIPDENIYPYLYSLVTQHMMHGPCGNLNPTNSCMKKKGCCKNKYPKEFAEQTTKGKNSYPIYRRRNTGKVVKIRGHFLDNLWVVPYNPYLLCKFNCHINVEICSDIKVVKYIYKYICKGHDKIAFHIQTNDVNVEIDEIKEYQSARWVSPPEAAWRIFAFPISEMNPTVYHLQLHLDGQQLVSFKSTDNISNIANNPIIRKTMLTEFFLMNKSNKEATDLNLLYREFPEHFVWSTTDKIWTRRKRGHVIGRVVTCHPTEGERYYLRLLLMNVRGPKSYEDLRSVNGVQYNSFREAAEKRELLLCDNNLVECMSEAASYQMPSSLRQLFAMLLIYCNPTNPRELWERFESPMSDDFSKSSNINVREIRYKVLNYINDILHSMGRDINEFELISEYIKPSSIAREAKEVHYERNIIVSEEDLLLKDKLNSEQIKAYNIILDRVLSNKFGAFFIDGPGGTGKSFLYRALLATVRHRGLIALATASSGVAASLLPGGRTAHSRFKIPIDVDENFTCNISKQSSLASLIRDARLIVWDEISMAKKKMVEAFDLLLRDLMERNTLFGGKIVVFSGDFRQTLPVVRSGKKEDFIRECLLCSEIWNELEKLQLSKNMRATKDPDFCEFLMRIGSGKEKTNDRGKIEIPHSLIIPFTSEKESLDLLFKNTYPDLYKCCTKTSFVTSRAILTTKNDFVDDINDMLISRFSNIEKVYIAIDETIDPKDQSEYEDFLHTLNPTGLPPYKLTLKKNCPIMLLRNLNPCEGLCNGTRLICNDFKPHVISAIISTGDFKNTHVFIPRIPLMTSEDEKLPLPFKRTQFPVRLCFAMTINKAQGQTLDFVGIYLREPVFSHGQLYVALSRATSSNNVKVLIRPPIIDENDDHSTYNVVYNEVIEKAFSSSLCYNLQW; encoded by the coding sequence ATGGATGCTATTGCATTAGTGCAACGTTTTGGAAAACCtgatatatttttaactatAACATGCAATCCTTCTTGGCCTGAAATAGCAGAAAAACTTATATCAACCGATGAGGTACAAAATAGGCCAGATCTGGTTAGTAGAGTGTTTAGAGCAAAAATAGAAGAattgaaaaatgatataattaaaagacatatttttggtaaaattgCAGCATTTATGTATACGATAGAATTTCAGAAACGAGGACTTCCACATGCTCATTTTCTTATCATACTAAATGAGAATTACAAATTACTAACTCCAGAAGCATATGATCGATTTGTATGTGCTGAAATACCAGATGAAAATATATATCCGTATTTATATTCACTTGTTACACAACACATGATGCATGGTCCTTGTGGTAATTTGAACCCAACAAATTCttgtatgaaaaaaaaaggatgctgtaaaaataaatatcctaAAGAGTTCGCAGAACAAACAACCAAAGGAAAGAATTCATACCCAATTTATAGAAGACGAAATACAGGCAAAGTTGTGAAAATTAGAGGACACTTTCTTGATAACTTGTGGGTTGTTCCTTACAATCCATATTTGCTTTGTAAATTCAACTGTCATATAAATGTAGAGATTTGTTCAGATATAAAAGTTGTTAAGTACATTTATAAATACATTTGCAAAGGGCATGATAAAATTGCATTTCATATACAGACTAATGATGTAAATGTGGAGATAgatgaaataaaagaatatcAATCTGCTAGGTGGGTATCACCACCTGAAGCTGCTTGGAGAATATTTGCTTTTCCTATTAGTGAAATGAATCCAACTGTATATCACCTACAACTCCATCTTGATGGGCAACAACTTGTTTCCTTCAAAAGTACCGATAACATTAGTAATATTGCAAATAATCCCATTATAAGAAAAACAATGTTAACCGAATTTTTCTTAATgaataaatcaaacaaagaagCTACGGACCTAAATTTATTATATCGTGAGTTTCCTGAACATTTTGTATGGTCAACAACAGATAAAATTTGGACACGTCGTAAACGAGGTCACGTTATTGGACGTGTAGTGACATGTCATCCAACCGAAGGAGAAAGATACTATCTTAGACTATTGTTAATGAATGTAAGGGGGCCAAAATCATATGAAGATCTACGAAGTGTAAATGGAGTACAATATAATTCTTTTAGAGAAGCTGCTGAAAAACGAGAACTATTACTTTGTGATAACAATTTGGTAGAATGCATGTCTGAAGCTGCAAGTTATCAAATGCCATCCAGTTTAAGACAATTATTTGCTATGTTATTGATTTATTGTAATCCAACAAATCCTAGGGAATTATGGGAGAGATTTGAAAGTCCTATGTCTGATGATTTCAGTAAAAGTTCAAATATAAATGTAAGAGAAATACGTTATAAAGTATTGaattatattaatgatattCTTCATTCAATGGGTCGTGACATTAATGAATTCGAACTAATTTCAGAATATATCAAACCTTCATCAATAGCAAGAGAAGCTAAAGAAGTTCATTATGAAAGAAATATCATCGTTAGTGAGGAAGATTTattattaaaagataaattgaACTCTGAACAAATAAAAGCTTACAATATTATTCTTGATAGAGTATTGTCAAATAAATTTGGAGCATTTTTTATTGATGGCCCTGGTGGAACGGGTAAAAGTTTTTTATATCGTGCTTTATTAGCTACAGTAAGACATAGGGGATTGATAGCTTTAGCAACTGCAAGTTCTGGTGTTGCAGCTTCACTTCTTCCTGGAGGTCGAACTGCTCATTCTCGATTTAAAATTCCTATTGATGTCGATGAAAATTTTACTTGCAATATTAGTAAACAAAGTTCACTGGCATCTTTAATACGAGATGCACGATTAATTGTGTGGGATGAAATTTCAATggcaaaaaagaaaatggttGAAGCATTTGACTTACTATTAAGAGATCTAATGGAAAGAAATACGTTATTTGGTGGTAAAATAGTTGTTTTTAGCGGTGATTTCCGACAAACTCTTCCTGTTGTTCGTAgtggaaaaaaagaagattttatTCGCGAATGTTTATTGTGTTCTGAAATATGGAATGAACTTGAAAAACTACAATTATCAAAGAATATGCGTGCAACTAAAGATCCTGACTTTTGTGAATTTTTAATGAGAATTGGTagtggaaaagaaaaaacaaatgacCGTGGAAAAATTGAAATTCCTCATTCTCTCATTATTCCTTTTACTTCTGAAAAAGAATCTCTTGATCTtctatttaaaaatacatatccCGATTTATACAAATGTTGTACAAAAACTTCGTTTGTTACTTCTCGTGCTATTCTAACAACTAAAAATGATtttgttgatgatattaatgaCATGTTGATCTCTCGATTTTCAAACAttgaaaaagtatatattgCTATAGATGAAACTATTGATCCTAAGGATCAAAGTGAATACGAAGATTTCTTACATACTTTAAATCCTACTGGTTTACCTCCATACAAATTAactttaaagaagaattgtCCGATTATGTTACTAAGAAATTTAAATCCATGTGAAGGTTTATGCAATGGGACACGATTAATATGTAATGACTTTAAACCTCATGTAATTAGTGCAATAATATCTACCGGTGATTTTAAAAATACTCATGTATTTATTCCACGAATACCACTCATGACTTCAGAAGATGAAAAATTGCCACTTCCTTTTAAAAGAACGCAGTTTCCTGTACGATTATGTTTTGCCATGACTATAAATAAAGCTCAAGGACAAACATTAGATTTTGTTGGTATATATTTACGCGAACCTGTCTTCTCACATGGACAATTGTATGTTGCTTTATCAAGAGCTACAAGTTCCAACAATGTCAAAGTATTAATTAGACCACCTATAATTGACGAAAATGACGATCATTCAACATACAATGTTGTCTATAATGAAGTCATTGAAAAAGCTTTTTCATCATCTTTGTGTTATAATTTGCAATGGTAA